A region from the Thermococcus sp. Bubb.Bath genome encodes:
- a CDS encoding TIGR00153 family protein — translation MQVWTKLFAKSPFKPLIKHAEVALQAVETLEKALQAWREGNYKEMEKLALEVDNLEDVADRIKEEIRDSLSSKLMMAVAREDVLIYLHMQDKVADAAEDTAKWLLVKRQVSIPEDIKDVILRMGTESIKSAKLVYKAIVQMDRVVESGFSESEIKREYEIIHEIESVESRIDGLDTELMQLVFKNADKMNWSEGFYILNIARTLSNISDKAKDAAERIRLMMNK, via the coding sequence ATGCAGGTCTGGACGAAACTCTTCGCAAAGAGCCCGTTTAAGCCCCTCATAAAGCACGCCGAGGTGGCCCTCCAAGCGGTCGAGACCCTTGAGAAGGCCCTCCAGGCGTGGCGCGAGGGAAACTACAAGGAGATGGAGAAGCTCGCCCTTGAAGTCGACAACCTTGAGGACGTCGCCGACAGGATAAAGGAGGAGATAAGGGACTCCCTGAGCTCAAAGCTCATGATGGCTGTGGCGAGGGAAGACGTCCTCATATACCTCCACATGCAGGACAAGGTAGCCGATGCAGCCGAGGACACCGCCAAATGGCTGCTCGTCAAAAGGCAGGTCAGTATACCGGAGGACATCAAAGATGTAATCCTCAGGATGGGCACGGAGAGCATAAAATCGGCGAAGCTCGTTTACAAGGCGATAGTGCAGATGGACCGCGTTGTTGAGAGCGGATTCTCCGAATCCGAGATAAAGAGGGAGTACGAGATAATCCACGAGATAGAGAGCGTCGAGAGCAGGATAGACGGCCTGGACACCGAACTGATGCAGCTCGTCTTCAAGAATGCGGACAAGATGAACTGGAGCGAGGGTTTCTACATTCTCAACATTGCCAGAACCCTCAGCAACATCTCGGACAAGGCGAAGGATGCCGCGGAGAGAATAAGGCTCATGATGAACAAGTGA
- a CDS encoding inorganic phosphate transporter, whose product MDPWLIGTIILGFWMAWNIGANDVANSMGTAVGARAVTPKQAAVIAGVMNFTGAYFFGKSVTETIRKGIVNPSAIHDPWVLVYGSLAALLAASIWLIFATYNGLPVSTTHSIVGGVIGYGIVYGGVSIVDWGKVTQVVLSWILSPIFGAIVAFFVFKAVRRSILASKDPVRSARRWAPFWVGMTFVIIGTMFYLKVIHGGNLLYGVLIYGVPSGIAVFIPSYLLIRLRFRPDDPYIGVESIFKKVQIVTSSYVALAHGSNDVANAVGPIAAAYAVITMGMSGVKVPVPRWILAMGGLGIAIGIFMYGYKVMETVGKKITELTNTRGFSTEFSAATVILMASWLGMPISTTHVVVGAVIGVGLARGINAINKNVIWDIIISWFVTVPVAAVISAFLFKVLMMVG is encoded by the coding sequence ATGGATCCATGGCTAATCGGTACCATAATCCTAGGTTTCTGGATGGCATGGAACATAGGCGCTAACGATGTCGCCAACTCGATGGGGACTGCGGTCGGTGCGAGGGCAGTAACACCCAAGCAAGCGGCGGTAATAGCGGGAGTAATGAACTTTACAGGTGCGTATTTCTTTGGAAAGAGCGTTACGGAGACCATCAGAAAGGGAATCGTCAACCCAAGTGCTATCCATGATCCATGGGTTTTGGTTTACGGTTCTTTGGCCGCCCTTCTCGCGGCGAGTATATGGCTCATATTTGCGACGTACAATGGTCTGCCCGTATCGACAACACATTCCATAGTCGGTGGAGTCATAGGATATGGAATAGTCTACGGTGGGGTCTCAATAGTGGATTGGGGCAAAGTTACACAGGTCGTCCTGAGCTGGATTCTCTCACCTATATTCGGCGCAATAGTCGCGTTCTTTGTTTTTAAAGCCGTGAGAAGGAGCATACTGGCAAGTAAAGACCCAGTGAGAAGCGCCCGTCGGTGGGCACCTTTTTGGGTAGGGATGACGTTTGTCATCATCGGAACCATGTTCTACCTTAAGGTAATCCACGGGGGGAACCTCCTCTATGGGGTTCTCATCTACGGAGTCCCAAGTGGAATAGCTGTCTTCATCCCAAGTTACCTCCTTATAAGGCTCCGCTTTAGGCCGGATGACCCGTACATTGGGGTAGAGAGCATCTTCAAGAAGGTACAAATCGTGACGTCTTCCTACGTTGCCCTCGCCCACGGCTCAAACGACGTTGCCAATGCCGTCGGTCCAATTGCGGCTGCGTACGCCGTTATAACAATGGGAATGAGCGGCGTTAAAGTCCCCGTTCCAAGATGGATACTGGCAATGGGTGGTCTTGGAATAGCCATTGGAATATTCATGTACGGGTACAAGGTTATGGAAACAGTTGGAAAGAAGATAACGGAGCTGACCAACACACGCGGTTTCTCCACGGAGTTCTCTGCAGCGACAGTTATACTGATGGCCAGCTGGCTTGGGATGCCAATCTCAACAACCCACGTCGTAGTCGGTGCTGTGATTGGTGTGGGCCTAGCGAGGGGTATAAACGCAATAAACAAAAACGTGATTTGGGATATAATAATATCGTGGTTCGTTACCGTCCCCGTGGCGGCGGTGATAAGTGCCTTCCTGTTCAAAGTCCTGATGATGGTGGGGTGA
- the arcC gene encoding carbamate kinase: protein MKRVVIALGGNAILQRGQKGTYEEQMENVRRTAKQIADIILNGKYEVVITHGNGPQVGALLLHMDAGQQVHGIPAQPMDVAGAMTQGQIGYMIGQALINELRQRGVEKPVATIVTQSIVDKNDPAFQNPSKPVGPFYNEETAKRLAKEKGWMVIEDAGRGWRRVVPSPDPKGHVEAPVIVELVEKGFITIASGGGGVPVIEENGQLKGVEAVIDKDLAGERLAEEVKADIFMILTDVNGAAINYGKPDEKWLGEVTVEELRRYYEEGHFRKGSMGPKVLAAIRFVEWGGERAVIASLDKAVEALEGRTGTQVIP from the coding sequence ATGAAGAGGGTCGTGATAGCGCTCGGCGGGAACGCCATTCTCCAGCGGGGGCAGAAGGGAACATACGAGGAGCAGATGGAGAACGTGAGGAGGACCGCAAAGCAGATAGCGGATATAATCCTCAATGGCAAATATGAGGTGGTTATCACTCACGGAAACGGGCCGCAGGTTGGGGCGCTTCTCCTTCACATGGACGCCGGCCAGCAGGTTCACGGCATTCCAGCCCAGCCGATGGACGTTGCTGGGGCAATGACCCAGGGACAGATAGGCTACATGATAGGGCAGGCTCTCATAAACGAGCTGAGGCAGAGGGGGGTTGAGAAGCCCGTTGCTACGATAGTAACCCAGAGCATCGTTGACAAGAACGACCCAGCATTCCAGAACCCCAGTAAACCGGTTGGGCCCTTCTACAACGAGGAAACAGCAAAGAGGCTCGCGAAGGAGAAGGGATGGATGGTTATAGAGGACGCCGGAAGGGGGTGGAGGCGCGTTGTGCCCAGTCCAGACCCCAAGGGCCACGTCGAGGCGCCGGTTATCGTTGAACTCGTGGAGAAGGGATTCATCACCATAGCGAGCGGCGGCGGTGGAGTCCCGGTTATCGAGGAGAACGGCCAGCTCAAGGGGGTTGAGGCAGTCATAGACAAGGATTTGGCTGGCGAGAGACTGGCGGAGGAGGTAAAGGCGGACATCTTCATGATCCTTACAGATGTGAATGGAGCGGCAATAAACTACGGAAAACCCGATGAGAAGTGGCTTGGTGAGGTAACCGTTGAAGAGCTGAGGCGCTATTATGAGGAAGGACACTTCAGGAAGGGCAGCATGGGGCCAAAGGTTCTCGCCGCCATAAGGTTCGTAGAGTGGGGCGGCGAGAGGGCGGTTATAGCCTCCCTGGATAAGGCGGTTGAGGCCCTCGAAGGCAGGACCGGCACACAGGTTATCCCGTGA